From the genome of Verrucomicrobiia bacterium, one region includes:
- the speA gene encoding biosynthetic arginine decarboxylase: protein MNHSSEAAAPWSTATARNLYHIPRWGAGYFDINDEGHVIVKPLQEAGATVDITDVIEEAKGRGLKFPLLIRFQDILRHRVEAINRAFQNSIREFKYRGKFRGVFPIKVNQLREVVEEILDAGKPYEFGLEVGSKPELFAGLAMQNHPGCLVICNGYKDAEFIRMALIGIKLGTKVIMVVEKLEELLHIITISKQVGVEPLIGIRARLLSKGAGKWAESGGENAKFGLSTVELITATEMLKAENLGHCLKLLHFHIGSQVPDILTVKKAVQEATRFYAKLYKMGFAIEFMDVGGGLGVDYDGSRSAFDSSTNYSLQEYTNDIVYYLGDVCDAEQVPHPNVISESGRAIVAHHSVLIVEVFGAIKKIRNGVKFEYGDDDHALVKKLCAIRENLSRLNKLEAFHDAQERRDDAQQLFTLGHLDLPDKAKIEHLYWEISAAVVDSFKGQSYVPEEIRKLEDSLADQYLCNFSVFQSLLDHWAFGQLFPIMPVARLNERPTREATLVDITCDSDGEVNQFINLGNVRDTLPLHELHLNGIGPAEPYRLGFFMMGAYQDIMGDLHNLFGRVNEVHVFLEPDEPTGYYIEEIIEGNTIMHSLAAVQYDENELKRQMKAQVDEAIKSDRLKPNEAMRLLDDYERGLKGYTYLSF from the coding sequence ATGAACCATTCTTCTGAAGCGGCGGCGCCTTGGAGCACCGCCACGGCACGCAACCTGTACCACATTCCCCGCTGGGGCGCAGGCTATTTTGATATTAACGACGAAGGTCACGTGATCGTCAAACCGTTGCAGGAAGCGGGGGCGACGGTGGACATCACTGATGTGATTGAGGAGGCGAAAGGCCGCGGACTGAAGTTTCCGTTGCTGATCCGGTTTCAGGACATCCTGCGGCACCGTGTGGAAGCCATCAACCGGGCGTTCCAAAACTCCATTCGCGAATTCAAGTATCGCGGCAAATTTCGCGGCGTGTTCCCGATCAAGGTGAACCAGTTGCGCGAGGTGGTGGAGGAAATCCTGGATGCGGGCAAGCCATACGAGTTCGGGTTGGAGGTGGGCAGCAAACCCGAATTGTTCGCCGGGCTGGCGATGCAAAATCATCCCGGTTGTCTGGTCATTTGCAACGGTTACAAGGACGCCGAATTTATTCGCATGGCGTTGATCGGCATCAAGCTGGGCACCAAGGTCATCATGGTGGTGGAGAAGCTCGAGGAGTTGCTGCACATCATCACCATTTCCAAGCAGGTCGGCGTGGAGCCGTTGATTGGCATCCGGGCGCGGCTGTTGAGCAAGGGCGCGGGCAAGTGGGCCGAGAGCGGTGGCGAGAACGCCAAATTTGGTCTCAGCACGGTGGAGCTGATCACCGCCACGGAAATGCTCAAGGCGGAAAACCTCGGCCATTGTTTGAAGTTGCTGCACTTTCATATCGGTTCGCAGGTGCCGGATATTTTGACCGTCAAGAAGGCCGTGCAGGAGGCAACGCGCTTTTACGCCAAGCTCTACAAGATGGGTTTTGCCATCGAGTTCATGGACGTGGGCGGCGGTCTGGGCGTGGATTACGACGGCAGCCGCAGCGCGTTTGATTCTTCCACGAACTATTCGTTGCAGGAATACACCAACGACATCGTGTATTACCTGGGCGACGTGTGCGACGCCGAGCAGGTGCCGCATCCAAACGTCATCAGCGAGAGCGGGCGCGCGATTGTCGCGCATCACAGCGTGTTGATCGTGGAGGTATTTGGCGCCATCAAAAAAATCCGCAACGGCGTGAAGTTTGAATATGGCGATGACGATCACGCGCTGGTGAAGAAATTGTGCGCCATCCGCGAAAACCTGTCCCGCCTGAACAAACTGGAGGCGTTTCACGACGCGCAGGAACGGCGGGACGATGCGCAGCAGTTGTTCACGCTGGGACATCTGGACCTGCCGGATAAGGCCAAGATCGAGCATCTCTACTGGGAAATCAGCGCGGCGGTGGTGGACAGCTTCAAAGGCCAGTCGTACGTGCCGGAGGAAATCCGCAAACTCGAAGACAGTCTGGCCGACCAATACCTCTGCAATTTTTCCGTGTTCCAATCCCTGCTGGACCATTGGGCGTTTGGCCAGTTGTTTCCCATCATGCCGGTGGCGCGGCTGAACGAGCGTCCCACCCGCGAAGCCACGTTGGTGGACATCACCTGTGATTCGGATGGCGAGGTGAATCAATTCATCAATCTGGGCAACGTGCGCGACACGCTGCCGCTGCACGAGCTGCACTTGAACGGCATCGGCCCCGCCGAACCGTACCGGCTCGGTTTTTTCATGATGGGCGCGTATCAGGATATCATGGGGGATTTGCACAACTTGTTTGGGCGGGTCAATGAAGTGCACGTCTTCCTCGAACCGGATGAGCCTACGGGGTATTACATTGAGGAAATCATTGAGGGCAACACCATCATGCACTCGTTGGCCGCCGTGCAATACGACGAGAACGAGTTGAAGCGCCAGATGAAGGCGCAGGTGGACGAGGCCATCAAATCGGATCGCCTCAAACCCAACGAAGCCATGCGCCTGCTCGACGATTATGAGCGCGGCCTGAAAGGCTACACTTATCTCTCCTTTTGA
- a CDS encoding ABC transporter ATP-binding protein, with protein MKIELRAVSKSYRSIHALSRVSLEIAPGQIISLLGPNGAGKTTLLRCLAGIAAPDSGQIYFDDQEFRRDRLDLRRRFFVLPDFPFLFWDQTVLRNLAIILRLYEADGNNAEDRVLELLREFDLLPLALRPVQTLSRGQAYKAGLVALLAADREVWLLDEPFASGMDPHGIDAFKRHARAATARGRTILYSTQLLDVAERFSDRVCVIHEGEIHAFDTMTRLRELASDKANVLEEMFRRLRNEAE; from the coding sequence ATGAAAATTGAACTGCGTGCGGTCAGTAAATCGTATCGCTCCATTCACGCGTTGAGCCGGGTGTCCCTGGAAATTGCCCCCGGGCAAATCATCAGTTTGCTCGGCCCGAACGGCGCGGGCAAAACCACGCTGCTGCGCTGTCTGGCCGGTATCGCCGCGCCGGATTCAGGCCAGATCTACTTTGACGATCAGGAGTTCCGGCGCGACCGGTTGGATTTGCGCCGGCGCTTTTTCGTGCTGCCCGATTTTCCGTTTTTATTCTGGGATCAAACCGTGTTGCGCAATCTGGCCATCATTCTGCGCCTTTACGAGGCGGACGGAAACAACGCGGAAGATCGCGTGCTGGAATTGTTGCGCGAGTTCGATCTGCTGCCGCTGGCCTTGCGGCCGGTGCAAACCCTGTCGCGCGGACAAGCCTACAAGGCGGGTTTGGTGGCGTTGTTGGCGGCGGATCGCGAGGTGTGGCTGTTGGATGAACCATTTGCCTCGGGCATGGACCCGCACGGCATTGACGCCTTCAAACGCCACGCCCGGGCGGCAACGGCGCGCGGGCGCACCATTCTATATTCGACACAATTGCTGGATGTGGCCGAGCGGTTCAGTGATCGCGTCTGCGTGATTCACGAGGGCGAAATTCACGCGTTCGACACCATGACGCGGCTGCGGGAATTGGCCAGCGACAAGGCAAATGTGTTGGAGGAAATGTTCCGTCGGTTGCGCAACGAAGCTGAATGA
- the tgt gene encoding tRNA guanosine(34) transglycosylase Tgt: protein MFELLKTDPHSKARLGRLTTAHGAVDTPVFMSVGTQGSVKALDPRELNEMGTQIILGNTYHLNIRPGMDIIRAAGGLHQFINWPKPILTDSGGFQVFSLAKIRKIKTHGVEFRSHLDGSSLFLGPKESMEIQRTLGSDIAMVFDECPAHNAPAREQRKAVERTIQWSRECRAQPRAPGQLVFGICQGGINPELREQCAKAIVALDFDGYAIGGVSVGEPEPEMMKAVELAEPHLPAHKARYAMGLGTPAQLVELVARGVDMFDCVLPTRVARNGTAFTRQGQFGLKGGAYKADFRPIEAGCDCFACRHFTRAYLRHLLNVNEILGLRMVSLHNTHLYVKLMADIRAALAAGTFATFQREFIANYVPSQKILSQREMTQLER from the coding sequence ATGTTTGAACTGCTGAAAACTGATCCACATTCCAAAGCGCGGCTGGGCCGATTAACCACCGCGCATGGCGCGGTGGACACGCCGGTGTTCATGTCCGTGGGCACGCAGGGCAGCGTGAAGGCGCTCGATCCGCGCGAACTCAACGAGATGGGCACGCAAATCATCCTCGGCAACACGTATCATCTCAACATCCGCCCCGGCATGGACATCATCCGTGCGGCGGGCGGCTTGCATCAATTTATCAACTGGCCAAAACCCATCCTCACGGACAGCGGCGGATTTCAAGTGTTCAGCCTGGCGAAAATTCGCAAGATCAAGACGCACGGTGTCGAGTTTCGTTCGCACTTGGATGGTTCGTCGTTGTTTCTTGGACCGAAAGAATCCATGGAAATCCAACGCACGCTCGGCTCGGACATCGCCATGGTTTTTGACGAATGTCCCGCACACAACGCTCCGGCGCGCGAACAACGCAAAGCCGTCGAGCGCACCATTCAATGGTCCCGGGAATGTCGCGCCCAACCGCGCGCTCCGGGACAGTTGGTCTTCGGCATCTGTCAGGGCGGCATCAATCCCGAGCTGCGCGAGCAATGCGCAAAAGCCATCGTCGCGCTGGACTTCGACGGCTACGCCATCGGCGGCGTGAGCGTGGGTGAACCCGAGCCGGAAATGATGAAGGCCGTGGAACTGGCCGAACCGCATCTGCCCGCACACAAAGCGCGTTACGCCATGGGGCTGGGCACTCCGGCGCAACTGGTGGAACTGGTGGCGCGCGGGGTGGACATGTTTGATTGTGTATTGCCGACCCGGGTGGCGCGTAACGGCACCGCCTTCACGCGGCAGGGTCAGTTCGGTTTGAAAGGTGGCGCGTACAAGGCGGACTTCCGCCCCATCGAAGCCGGTTGCGATTGTTTCGCCTGCCGTCATTTCACCCGTGCCTATCTGCGACATTTGCTGAACGTGAACGAGATTCTGGGACTGCGCATGGTCAGCCTGCACAACACCCACCTTTACGTGAAATTGATGGCGGACATCCGGGCGGCCCTGGCGGCGGGAACCTTTGCGACATTTCAACGCGAATTCATTGCGAACTACGTACCGTCACAGAAAATCCTCTCGCAACGAGAAATGACCCAATTGGAGCGTTGA
- a CDS encoding Nif3-like dinuclear metal center hexameric protein, with the protein MAKTSLATLVRYCDRLLRTVEVGDYAGAVNGLQVENSGSVSRIAAAVDASLATVKLARAAQADLLLVHHGLFWSASHPWTGKKYELLQSLLTQDLAVYSSHLPLDLHPRLGNNAQLARALGFKTGVPFFPSHGQYIGLQTTAAVPRETLTARLATATGHQPLCIPGGPEICRRIGIVTGGAGSELKLAATAGVDTFITGEGPHWTYALAEELGLNVFYAGHYATETFGVKALAAQLARKFHLPWVFLDHPTGL; encoded by the coding sequence ATGGCAAAAACATCACTCGCCACGCTGGTCCGCTACTGCGACCGCTTATTGCGCACGGTGGAAGTCGGCGACTACGCCGGCGCGGTCAACGGATTGCAGGTGGAAAATTCCGGCAGCGTCAGCCGCATCGCCGCCGCGGTGGATGCCAGTCTCGCCACGGTGAAACTGGCGCGGGCGGCCCAAGCGGATTTGCTGCTCGTGCATCACGGACTGTTTTGGTCAGCGTCCCACCCGTGGACCGGTAAAAAATACGAACTGCTCCAGTCGCTCCTGACGCAGGATCTGGCGGTTTACAGTTCGCACCTGCCGCTGGATTTACATCCGCGCCTCGGGAATAACGCCCAACTGGCCCGCGCTTTGGGCTTCAAAACGGGCGTGCCGTTCTTCCCCAGCCACGGACAATACATCGGTTTGCAAACGACAGCCGCAGTGCCGCGCGAAACGCTCACGGCACGATTGGCAACCGCCACCGGCCACCAACCACTTTGCATTCCAGGCGGACCGGAAATTTGTCGGCGCATTGGCATCGTCACGGGCGGCGCGGGATCAGAACTCAAACTGGCGGCGACGGCGGGAGTGGACACGTTCATCACCGGCGAAGGGCCGCACTGGACTTATGCCCTGGCCGAGGAACTTGGATTGAACGTGTTTTACGCCGGCCATTACGCCACGGAAACATTCGGCGTCAAAGCGCTGGCGGCACAGTTGGCCAGGAAGTTTCACCTGCCGTGGGTCTTTTTGGATCACCCCACGGGACTCTAA
- a CDS encoding ABC transporter ATP-binding protein: MTLLEIKNLQLDFVTHDGAARAVDGVSLALAAGETVCLVGESGCGKSVTAQSIARLVPAPPARYAGGEIWLKGRDVLKMTPEELRAIRGGVVSYVFQEPGASLNPVFRIGTQIKEMLKLHRPPHATDAEVIHLLQRVGIAAPEQRIKSYPFELSGGMQQRVMIAMALASEPQLLVADEPTTALDVTIQAQILELLRSLKQQLGMAMLLITHNLGIVGDIADRVVVMYAGQVVESAPTRELLQRPRHPYTQALMASVPRLGEHSRRLSAIPGQVPRIGHFPAGCRFAPRCPIAKDECRQTAPELREVGPGHWVRCWLKV, encoded by the coding sequence ATGACTCTGCTCGAAATCAAAAACCTGCAACTCGACTTCGTCACGCATGACGGCGCCGCCCGCGCCGTGGACGGCGTCTCGCTGGCGCTCGCGGCGGGCGAAACCGTCTGTCTCGTCGGCGAAAGCGGTTGCGGCAAGAGCGTCACCGCGCAATCCATCGCCCGCCTCGTCCCCGCGCCGCCCGCCCGCTATGCCGGCGGCGAAATTTGGCTCAAGGGCCGCGACGTGTTGAAGATGACACCGGAGGAATTGCGCGCCATCCGGGGCGGCGTGGTGAGTTACGTCTTTCAAGAACCGGGCGCGTCGCTGAATCCCGTCTTTCGCATCGGCACGCAGATCAAGGAGATGTTGAAGTTGCACCGGCCGCCGCACGCCACGGACGCGGAGGTTATTCATCTGTTACAGCGCGTTGGAATTGCGGCGCCGGAGCAGCGCATCAAAAGCTATCCGTTCGAACTATCCGGCGGCATGCAGCAGCGCGTGATGATCGCGATGGCATTGGCCAGCGAACCGCAATTGCTGGTCGCCGATGAGCCGACCACCGCGCTGGACGTGACGATTCAGGCGCAAATTCTGGAATTGCTACGTTCGCTCAAGCAGCAACTGGGCATGGCGATGCTCTTGATCACGCACAATCTCGGCATCGTCGGCGACATCGCGGATCGCGTCGTCGTGATGTACGCCGGACAAGTTGTGGAAAGCGCGCCCACGCGGGAATTGTTGCAACGTCCGCGCCATCCCTACACGCAAGCGTTGATGGCGAGCGTGCCGCGTTTGGGCGAGCATTCCCGTCGTTTAAGCGCGATTCCCGGTCAGGTGCCGCGCATCGGCCATTTCCCCGCCGGCTGCCGCTTCGCGCCGCGTTGTCCAATTGCCAAAGACGAGTGCCGCCAAACCGCGCCAGAACTGCGCGAAGTCGGGCCGGGGCATTGGGTGCGCTGTTGGCTCAAGGTCTGA
- a CDS encoding Zn-dependent oligopeptidase → MKKRAGAASVRRMFVKQLSWLALAGFVASCATKELGHNPEVASKVKTLTDFQQAGKPFHNRLRLPGFEITPEAIAQTVSRTRAEADAALDRIGQLAPDAVSFNNTVRALDASGAIVNENLNRLYLIKETSPVAAIRDAATEAVKQLQEWAVGLDYREDVYRAVKAYADTQPKLAGEEAKLLTETMRDYRRAGLHLPKVQRDEVERLRKELTAVSTDFDSHITDAQKTLRFTRAELEGAPESLLTAAGVKTGPDEYSLKVNVTWQALAVLEHVKSEAVRQQVVTEQARLARAENAPLVGKILSLRHEIATKLGYANWADYQLEVKMAQNGRTAIAFEERLRDGLQAKFESELAQFQQLKTAETGDADARVQLWDWRYYAEQLRKTQYNVDSEQLRNFFPLQRTLDGMFTIYQRIFGLKFARVTAPYRWVDDLQLWAVSDAQSDEPLGFFYLDLFPREGKYHHFAVFPLISGHRTANGDNQRPVVAMVCNFTPPTGDKPSLLDHGSVETLFHEFGHVMHELLTRATFARFAGANVPRDFVEAPSQMLENWVWDRRVLDSFAADYRDPSRKIPSDILDQLKAAKYATYACHYRRQLSFGLMDLMLHTRITDQNSSEALPLANRVLSDTFLPVPPDTDFICYFGHFTGYDAGYYGYAWADAIAADMATVFETAPDGYFDVAAGRKMRTEIYATGDSRDVNVSIEKFLGRPRSIEPFLKKIGAQVKGREN, encoded by the coding sequence TTGAAGAAACGAGCCGGCGCGGCTAGTGTGCGCCGCATGTTTGTCAAGCAATTGAGCTGGCTGGCCCTCGCGGGCTTTGTCGCTTCTTGCGCCACCAAGGAGCTTGGCCACAACCCGGAAGTTGCATCGAAAGTGAAGACATTGACCGATTTTCAACAGGCAGGAAAACCTTTCCACAACCGGCTGCGCCTGCCCGGATTCGAAATTACGCCCGAGGCCATCGCGCAGACCGTCTCGCGCACCAGGGCCGAGGCGGATGCGGCGTTGGATCGCATCGGCCAACTGGCGCCCGACGCGGTTAGTTTCAACAACACCGTACGCGCACTGGATGCGAGCGGCGCGATCGTCAACGAGAATCTCAACCGGCTTTATCTCATCAAGGAAACCAGTCCGGTGGCGGCCATTCGCGACGCCGCGACCGAGGCGGTGAAGCAGTTGCAGGAATGGGCGGTGGGTTTGGATTATCGCGAGGATGTTTATCGCGCCGTGAAAGCCTACGCCGATACGCAGCCGAAACTGGCGGGCGAGGAGGCGAAATTGCTGACCGAAACCATGCGCGATTATCGCCGCGCCGGATTGCATCTGCCCAAGGTTCAGCGAGATGAAGTGGAGCGACTGCGCAAGGAACTCACCGCCGTCAGCACGGATTTCGACAGTCACATTACCGACGCGCAAAAGACGCTGCGGTTCACCCGGGCCGAACTGGAGGGCGCGCCGGAAAGTTTATTGACCGCGGCTGGCGTCAAAACCGGTCCGGACGAATACAGCCTCAAGGTGAATGTGACCTGGCAGGCACTCGCGGTGTTGGAACATGTGAAAAGTGAGGCGGTGCGGCAACAGGTGGTTACGGAACAGGCGCGGTTGGCGCGCGCGGAGAACGCCCCGCTCGTCGGTAAAATTTTGTCGTTGCGCCACGAGATCGCCACGAAGCTTGGTTATGCGAACTGGGCCGATTACCAGCTCGAAGTCAAGATGGCGCAGAACGGTCGCACGGCCATCGCGTTCGAGGAGCGGCTTCGCGACGGACTGCAGGCGAAATTTGAAAGTGAACTGGCTCAATTTCAGCAGTTGAAAACGGCTGAAACCGGCGATGCGGATGCGCGCGTTCAACTCTGGGACTGGCGCTATTACGCGGAGCAGTTGCGCAAAACGCAATACAACGTGGACAGCGAACAGTTGCGTAACTTCTTTCCGCTGCAACGCACGTTGGACGGGATGTTCACCATTTACCAACGGATTTTCGGATTGAAGTTTGCGCGCGTCACCGCGCCGTACCGTTGGGTGGATGACCTGCAACTTTGGGCGGTAAGTGATGCGCAGTCCGACGAGCCGCTTGGCTTCTTTTATCTCGATTTGTTTCCGCGCGAAGGCAAATACCACCACTTCGCCGTGTTCCCGTTGATTAGCGGCCACCGCACCGCCAACGGTGACAATCAACGTCCGGTGGTGGCCATGGTCTGCAATTTCACCCCGCCTACCGGCGACAAACCGTCGCTGCTGGATCACGGTTCGGTGGAAACGCTGTTTCACGAGTTCGGTCATGTGATGCACGAATTGTTGACGCGCGCCACCTTCGCGCGCTTTGCCGGGGCCAATGTGCCGCGCGATTTTGTCGAAGCGCCCTCACAAATGCTGGAGAACTGGGTCTGGGACCGGCGCGTGCTGGATAGCTTCGCCGCCGACTATCGTGATCCTTCTCGCAAAATTCCATCCGACATTCTGGATCAATTGAAAGCCGCCAAATACGCGACTTATGCCTGTCACTATCGGCGCCAGCTTTCCTTCGGATTGATGGATTTGATGTTGCACACGCGGATCACCGATCAAAATTCAAGCGAAGCTCTGCCGCTCGCCAACCGGGTGCTCAGCGACACGTTTTTACCCGTGCCGCCAGACACGGATTTCATCTGCTACTTCGGCCACTTCACCGGTTACGACGCCGGGTACTACGGTTACGCCTGGGCGGATGCAATCGCGGCGGACATGGCGACGGTTTTTGAAACAGCCCCGGACGGTTATTTCGACGTGGCGGCGGGACGCAAGATGCGCACGGAGATTTACGCCACCGGCGATTCACGCGACGTGAACGTGAGCATCGAAAAATTCCTCGGTCGCCCGCGCTCCATTGAGCCGTTCCTCAAGAAAATCGGCGCTCAGGTGAAGGGAAGGGAAAATTAA
- a CDS encoding PaaI family thioesterase produces MKELPHTHSCFVCGEANPHGLKLRFHTDGQKVTTRFRPGPTHVGFKGVVHGGLAATVLDEIMVWACVVATKQFAYCAELTVRYRKPLQPDQVVRVTAELTGNRKGRLFEARAIILDEAGNALVEATGKYMPIAAAALAPMQADLVGDRRMIEHSRETA; encoded by the coding sequence ATGAAAGAACTGCCGCACACCCATTCGTGCTTTGTATGCGGCGAAGCCAATCCGCACGGACTCAAATTACGCTTCCACACCGATGGTCAAAAGGTGACGACGCGCTTCCGTCCCGGGCCGACGCATGTGGGTTTCAAAGGCGTGGTTCACGGTGGCTTGGCGGCGACCGTGTTGGATGAAATCATGGTGTGGGCGTGCGTCGTCGCGACCAAACAATTCGCCTATTGCGCCGAATTAACCGTGCGTTACCGCAAACCACTTCAACCGGATCAGGTGGTGCGGGTCACCGCCGAGCTGACGGGCAATCGCAAAGGGCGACTCTTCGAAGCGCGCGCCATCATTCTGGACGAGGCGGGCAATGCGCTTGTGGAAGCCACCGGTAAATACATGCCCATCGCCGCCGCCGCTTTGGCGCCGATGCAAGCGGATTTGGTGGGTGATCGGCGGATGATTGAACATTCCCGTGAAACCGCCTGA
- a CDS encoding metallopeptidase family protein translates to MNWEHLQNLARMEIDATLAELPAPLRERARQIPIALDRQPDAAFVADGIGPETLGLFTGPAFADADHAMSPVPAQIFLFLENLWRYVSGNETAYRAEVRTTYLHELGHYLGLDEDELTDRGLG, encoded by the coding sequence ATGAATTGGGAGCATCTGCAAAATCTGGCGCGGATGGAAATTGACGCAACGCTGGCCGAACTGCCGGCGCCTTTGCGCGAACGGGCACGGCAAATTCCCATCGCGCTGGATCGCCAGCCCGATGCGGCCTTCGTCGCCGATGGCATCGGTCCGGAAACGCTCGGGCTTTTTACCGGCCCCGCCTTTGCGGATGCCGATCACGCGATGTCACCAGTCCCGGCGCAGATTTTCCTGTTTTTGGAAAACCTGTGGCGTTACGTCAGTGGAAATGAAACCGCCTATCGCGCGGAAGTCCGCACCACCTACCTGCACGAGCTGGGGCACTACCTCGGTTTGGATGAAGATGAATTGACCGATCGCGGTTTGGGCTGA
- the mqnC gene encoding dehypoxanthine futalosine cyclase: MIYDASLDDLLQKVWDGQRINASEAERLYHLPLEELAALADRRRQLAKQSAYGGRGNEIVTYHIDRNINYTNICNVYCKFCAFYRTEKAPDAYVITRDELDRKIEETIAQGGEQMLLQGGHHPKLTKQWYLDLLAHVKSKYPHFNIHGFSPSEFIHFREVFNEPLEKIIGDFKAAGLGSIPGGGGEILVDRVRQRISPRKAMTDDWLEVMDVAHRLGLYSSATMMFGHVETHADRIEHLERLRAQQDKSLSYARKPLTPTLPPSDGERVAEGPARGNPTGHFTAFIGWTFQAEHTKLRAPTVGAHEYLRTQALARIYLDNFENVQSSWVTQGREIGQIALKFGANDLGSIMIEENVVSQAGATFHMTVADMHRLARDLGYEPRQRNNWYQLLN, from the coding sequence GTGATTTACGACGCGTCACTTGACGATTTGTTGCAGAAAGTCTGGGATGGCCAGCGGATCAATGCCAGTGAAGCGGAACGCCTGTACCATTTGCCGTTGGAAGAACTGGCCGCGCTGGCGGATCGGCGCCGACAACTCGCCAAGCAATCCGCCTACGGCGGACGCGGCAATGAGATCGTCACCTACCACATAGATCGCAATATCAATTACACGAACATCTGCAATGTCTATTGCAAATTCTGCGCGTTTTATCGCACGGAAAAAGCGCCGGACGCCTACGTGATCACCCGGGACGAGTTGGATCGCAAAATCGAGGAGACCATCGCGCAAGGCGGCGAGCAGATGTTGTTGCAGGGCGGGCATCATCCCAAGCTGACCAAACAATGGTATCTGGATTTGCTCGCGCATGTGAAAAGCAAGTATCCACATTTCAACATTCACGGTTTCAGCCCGAGCGAGTTCATCCATTTCCGCGAGGTGTTCAACGAGCCGCTGGAAAAAATCATAGGCGATTTCAAAGCGGCTGGCCTCGGCTCCATTCCGGGCGGCGGCGGGGAAATCCTCGTGGACCGGGTGCGCCAACGCATTTCCCCGCGCAAAGCCATGACGGACGACTGGCTCGAAGTGATGGACGTGGCGCATCGGCTTGGACTTTATTCGAGCGCCACGATGATGTTCGGTCATGTGGAAACGCATGCGGACCGGATTGAACATTTGGAACGCCTGCGCGCGCAACAGGACAAGTCGTTAAGTTACGCCCGAAAACCCCTCACCCCTACCCTCCCCCCATCGGATGGGGAGAGGGTGGCCGAAGGCCCGGCGAGGGGAAATCCAACTGGTCATTTTACTGCGTTCATCGGCTGGACGTTTCAAGCGGAGCACACCAAGCTGCGCGCCCCGACCGTCGGCGCGCACGAGTATCTGCGCACGCAGGCGCTGGCCCGCATTTACCTGGACAACTTCGAGAACGTGCAAAGCTCGTGGGTCACGCAGGGGCGCGAGATCGGACAGATCGCGTTGAAATTTGGCGCGAACGATCTCGGCAGCATCATGATCGAGGAAAACGTAGTGAGCCAGGCGGGGGCGACTTTCCACATGACCGTGGCCGACATGCACCGGCTCGCCAGGGACCTGGGTTACGAACCGCGCCAGCGCAACAACTGGTATCAATTGCTAAATTGA